The Microbacterium sp. SORGH_AS_0862 genome has a segment encoding these proteins:
- a CDS encoding UbiA family prenyltransferase, giving the protein MTRALASVRALWASTHPGPALVVTVLALALGVSAGLAPWRIALLTAAVFAGQVSIGLSNDAIDAGRDRAVGRTDKPLARGEVGLRTAWAVAAASVAGALLLSAPLGWGLLVAQAVTIASAWLYNAPLKATPFSIVPFLVSFGLLPSLATLSAAEPALAAPWATAAGASLGAAVHLANVLPDLDDDQRTGIRGLPHRIGARWSGALAGVGIIGGAVAVRLGPARDAAPIVSWVFFAAVVGVAVVAVGCAWARRPGRIVFRLVMGAALLLAVQLVATGGSLTA; this is encoded by the coding sequence ATGACCCGAGCCCTGGCGAGTGTGCGCGCGCTCTGGGCGTCCACGCATCCGGGTCCCGCCCTTGTCGTCACGGTGCTCGCGCTCGCGCTGGGCGTCTCGGCCGGGCTCGCACCGTGGCGCATCGCGCTGCTGACGGCCGCCGTCTTCGCCGGTCAGGTCTCGATCGGCCTGTCGAACGATGCGATCGACGCCGGCCGGGATCGGGCCGTCGGCCGCACCGACAAGCCGCTCGCGCGCGGCGAGGTCGGCCTCCGTACCGCCTGGGCGGTCGCCGCCGCATCCGTCGCCGGCGCGCTGCTGCTGTCGGCGCCGCTCGGATGGGGACTGCTGGTCGCCCAGGCGGTGACGATCGCCTCCGCGTGGCTGTACAACGCGCCGTTGAAGGCAACGCCGTTCTCGATCGTGCCGTTCCTGGTGAGCTTCGGGCTCCTCCCGTCGCTCGCGACTCTCTCGGCCGCGGAGCCGGCGCTCGCGGCACCGTGGGCGACCGCCGCCGGAGCGTCACTCGGGGCGGCGGTGCACCTGGCCAACGTGCTGCCGGATCTCGACGACGATCAACGCACCGGCATCCGCGGACTGCCGCATCGGATCGGCGCGCGCTGGTCGGGCGCGCTGGCGGGCGTCGGGATCATCGGCGGCGCGGTGGCCGTGCGGCTCGGGCCGGCGAGGGATGCGGCGCCGATCGTCTCGTGGGTCTTCTTCGCCGCCGTGGTCGGCGTGGCGGTCGTGGCCGTGGGATGCGCGTGGGCGCGTCGCCCCGGACGCATCGTGTTCCGCCTCGTGATGGGAGCCGCGCTCCTGCTCGCTGTGCAACTCGTGGCGACCGGCGGCTCGCTGACCGCCTGA
- a CDS encoding putative immunity protein, with translation MPSPQSLDDADRRLVAAWAAECAERVLALFEAEAPGDDRPRDAIARARAYARGELDAAGEIKRRFVAGRAAHAVTGAPAVAAARSAAQAAGVAHMGAHALGAAAYAALAADTAAPGSFDAEIDRQLALLTRDTRAALRLLPPVGRDASGPLVAGGLLARGRLGAAITRIQAQVVAGD, from the coding sequence GTGCCTTCTCCGCAGTCGCTCGACGACGCCGATCGTCGCCTGGTCGCGGCCTGGGCGGCGGAGTGCGCCGAGCGCGTGCTCGCCCTGTTCGAGGCCGAGGCTCCCGGTGACGATCGGCCTCGCGATGCCATCGCCCGAGCGCGTGCATACGCGCGCGGAGAGCTGGATGCGGCAGGCGAGATCAAGCGGCGTTTCGTCGCCGGCCGGGCCGCGCACGCGGTGACCGGCGCACCGGCTGTCGCGGCCGCCCGCTCCGCGGCACAGGCGGCCGGCGTCGCGCACATGGGTGCGCACGCGCTGGGCGCTGCCGCTTATGCCGCGCTGGCGGCGGATACGGCGGCTCCCGGTTCGTTCGACGCCGAGATCGACCGGCAGCTCGCGCTTCTCACCCGGGATACGCGCGCGGCGCTGCGCCTTCTGCCTCCGGTCGGTCGCGACGCATCGGGCCCCCTGGTCGCGGGCGGGCTTCTCGCGCGGGGCCGCCTGGGCGCGGCGATCACCCGCATCCAGGCCCAGGTCGTCGCGGGCGACTGA
- a CDS encoding class I SAM-dependent methyltransferase, which translates to MTDVAEAYDRRAAEYAQALGTMAAVHPFDRQLVETWADGIHGPVLDAGCGPGHWSAHLAERGLDVRGIDLTPEFVETARANHPGIRFDLGTIDAIDAPDACVGGILAWFSTIHHAPARIGVPLAEFARVLRPGGSLVLGFFDADAVEPFDHAVVGAWRWPAAELERCLEGKGFEILETHRRAARGARPVGAIVCRRPDAV; encoded by the coding sequence GTGACGGATGTGGCCGAGGCGTACGACCGGCGGGCCGCCGAGTACGCGCAGGCACTGGGAACGATGGCCGCCGTGCACCCTTTCGACCGTCAGCTGGTCGAGACCTGGGCCGACGGCATCCACGGCCCGGTCCTCGATGCGGGGTGCGGGCCCGGCCACTGGAGCGCGCACCTCGCCGAGCGCGGTCTCGACGTGCGGGGCATCGACCTGACGCCGGAGTTCGTCGAGACGGCCCGGGCGAATCACCCCGGCATCCGGTTCGATCTCGGCACGATCGACGCGATCGACGCGCCGGACGCGTGTGTGGGCGGCATACTCGCGTGGTTCTCGACGATCCACCACGCACCGGCTCGCATCGGCGTGCCCCTCGCCGAGTTCGCGCGGGTGCTGCGCCCGGGTGGGTCTCTCGTGCTCGGATTCTTCGATGCGGATGCGGTCGAGCCGTTCGACCACGCGGTCGTCGGTGCGTGGCGCTGGCCCGCCGCGGAACTGGAACGGTGCCTGGAGGGCAAGGGGTTCGAGATCCTCGAGACGCACCGTCGCGCGGCCCGCGGTGCACGCCCGGTCGGCGCCATCGTGTGCCGACGGCCGGATGCGGTGTAG
- a CDS encoding response regulator transcription factor translates to MIRVLIADDEDMIRTALAALLRLEQDIEVVGECVDGEQAVAAALRLQPDVCLFDVEMPVLDGIDAAARVRKQTRSRVVAVTRHARPGVLRRALQAGVEGFLPKSRPAQDVADVIRQVAAGRRYVDPEIAADALADERSPLTDRELDVLRAGAEGQTIATIARTLHLSPGTVRNHVSSILGKLHLETRQQALLRAQERGWI, encoded by the coding sequence ATGATCCGGGTGCTCATCGCCGACGACGAGGACATGATCCGCACCGCGCTCGCCGCGCTGCTGCGGTTGGAGCAGGACATCGAGGTGGTCGGCGAATGCGTCGACGGCGAGCAGGCGGTGGCGGCGGCGCTACGCCTGCAGCCGGACGTGTGCCTCTTCGACGTCGAGATGCCGGTTCTGGACGGCATCGATGCGGCGGCGCGGGTGCGCAAGCAGACGCGTTCGCGGGTCGTCGCGGTGACCCGGCACGCGCGGCCGGGTGTGCTTCGGCGCGCGCTGCAGGCGGGGGTCGAAGGCTTCCTTCCCAAGTCGCGTCCGGCGCAGGACGTCGCCGACGTCATCCGGCAGGTCGCCGCGGGGCGTCGGTACGTCGATCCCGAGATCGCCGCCGATGCTCTCGCTGACGAGCGGAGCCCCCTCACGGACCGTGAGCTCGACGTGCTGCGGGCCGGTGCCGAGGGACAGACGATCGCCACGATCGCTCGGACACTGCACCTGTCGCCCGGCACGGTGCGCAACCACGTCTCGTCGATCCTCGGCAAGCTGCACCTGGAGACGCGTCAGCAGGCGTTGCTGCGCGCGCAGGAGCGCGGCTGGATCTGA
- a CDS encoding sensor histidine kinase produces the protein MSASSPPAAAEPAVGRGVRATWWYTFSSAVFFAVGTLTVWAIPTWVTESAPELIVFAAASLAWLVAFVMTGLDYFRADAAGSRRWMRVAAFGLGAAAAVAIGVVTGSITLALALVGALVCTLPWPRGVRARVTGLVTVVLAAVAVIEYLRAVEGEATLVYGPIFVLFMFPVALPITVVSMLWWWDIVRELDRARLTEANLAATQERLRLASDVHDLQGHHLQVVALQLELAERLSADPPAALEHIRAARREVDEARVGTRALAARFRGVPLPDELANAADLLRAAGLSVELAVSPDAAGAPRDALGPVVRESTTNILKHGGGRFARLSLERDAGGWRYRAENDRGGAATGEGAGIDGMTARLAEAGGSLVTELDDDVFVLDARVPTGVSA, from the coding sequence GTGAGTGCTTCATCACCCCCGGCCGCCGCCGAGCCCGCCGTCGGTCGCGGCGTGCGCGCGACGTGGTGGTACACGTTCTCGTCCGCCGTGTTCTTCGCCGTCGGCACGCTCACGGTGTGGGCCATCCCGACCTGGGTCACCGAGTCCGCCCCGGAGCTGATCGTGTTCGCGGCCGCATCCCTCGCCTGGCTTGTGGCGTTCGTCATGACGGGCCTCGACTACTTCCGGGCGGATGCGGCGGGAAGCCGACGGTGGATGCGCGTCGCCGCGTTCGGCCTCGGTGCGGCGGCAGCCGTGGCGATCGGGGTCGTGACCGGCAGCATCACGCTGGCGCTGGCCCTCGTGGGAGCACTCGTGTGCACTCTGCCCTGGCCGAGGGGCGTGCGGGCCCGGGTCACGGGACTCGTCACCGTCGTACTCGCTGCCGTCGCGGTGATCGAGTACCTGCGCGCGGTCGAGGGTGAGGCGACCCTCGTCTACGGACCCATCTTCGTGCTCTTCATGTTCCCGGTGGCGTTGCCGATCACCGTCGTCAGCATGCTCTGGTGGTGGGACATCGTGCGCGAGCTCGACCGCGCCCGCCTCACCGAGGCGAACCTCGCGGCGACCCAGGAACGACTGCGCCTGGCAAGCGATGTGCACGATCTGCAAGGCCACCATCTGCAGGTCGTTGCGCTGCAACTCGAACTCGCCGAACGCCTGAGCGCCGACCCGCCCGCCGCACTCGAACACATCCGCGCCGCGCGACGCGAGGTCGATGAGGCCCGTGTGGGCACGAGGGCGCTCGCCGCGCGCTTCCGCGGCGTTCCGCTCCCGGACGAGCTGGCCAACGCCGCCGACCTCTTGCGTGCGGCAGGACTCAGCGTCGAGCTGGCCGTGAGCCCGGATGCGGCCGGCGCACCCCGCGACGCGCTCGGACCCGTCGTGCGCGAGAGCACGACCAACATCCTCAAACACGGCGGCGGCCGCTTCGCCCGGCTCTCGTTGGAGCGGGACGCCGGCGGCTGGCGGTACCGGGCTGAGAACGACCGCGGCGGTGCGGCCACGGGGGAGGGCGCGGGGATCGACGGCATGACGGCGCGTCTCGCCGAGGCGGGCGGATCGCTCGTGACCGAGCTCGACGACGATGTGTTCGTCCTGGACGCGCGCGTGCCGACGGGGGTGAGCGCATGA
- a CDS encoding small multidrug efflux protein, giving the protein MHDLIAGFQNLIATVPELVQPLIVALAGAVPFVEGEGATVIGIVGGIHPIVAAVAAAVGNFVCVAIVVLVGAGVRSAVTSGRAATAVGQVTETSPRREKFQRAFVRYGVPGVSLLGPLLLPTQLTSAMLAGAGVTKGRILVWQAIAITMWTTIATLIVTGVWAFAGIL; this is encoded by the coding sequence ATGCACGATCTCATCGCAGGATTCCAGAATCTCATCGCCACCGTCCCCGAGCTGGTGCAACCGCTCATCGTCGCACTCGCGGGCGCCGTCCCGTTCGTCGAGGGCGAGGGTGCGACCGTCATCGGCATCGTCGGCGGCATCCACCCGATCGTCGCCGCCGTCGCCGCCGCTGTCGGCAACTTCGTCTGCGTCGCGATCGTGGTGCTCGTGGGGGCGGGCGTCCGATCCGCCGTGACCTCCGGGCGCGCCGCCACCGCCGTCGGTCAGGTCACCGAGACGTCGCCGCGCCGAGAGAAGTTCCAGCGCGCCTTCGTGCGCTACGGCGTGCCGGGCGTGAGCCTGCTCGGGCCGCTGCTGCTTCCGACGCAGCTCACCTCCGCGATGCTCGCCGGCGCCGGTGTCACGAAGGGCCGGATCCTGGTGTGGCAGGCCATCGCCATCACGATGTGGACCACCATCGCGACCCTCATCGTCACCGGCGTCTGGGCCTTCGCCGGCATCCTCTGA
- a CDS encoding ATP-dependent Clp protease ATP-binding subunit, with amino-acid sequence MNATQQPGQEESQSALEQFGINLTERARQGKLDPVIGRDSEIRRVSQVLTRRTKNNPVLIGEPGVGKTAVVEGLAQRIVAGDVAESLKNKELVSLDISALVAGAMYRGQFEERLKSVLKEITESDGRIITFIDELHVLMGAGGGEGSVAASNMLKPMLARGELRLIGATTLDEYREFIEKDAALERRFQQVYVGEPTVEDTVAILRGLKERYEAHHKVAIADGALVAAAALSNRYIPSRQLPDKAIDLIDEAASRLRMEIDSAPLEIDELRRHVDRLKLEELALKKEKDAASKERLEKLREDLRVEQERLGELQARWEQERASLNRVGELKTRLDAARIDAERAQREGNLERASRLLYAEIPALERELGVAEQAESSGDRMVNDQVTDEDIASVIAAWTGIPVGRLLQGESEKLVHLEAELGKRLIGQKEAVKAVSDAVRRSRAGISDPNRPTGSFLFLGPTGVGKTELAKALAEFLFDDEHAMVRIDMSEYGEKHSVSRLVGAPPGYVGYEQGGQLTEAVRRRPYSVVLLDEVEKAHPEVFDVLLQVMDDGRLTDGQGRTVDFRNVILILTSNLGSPILIDPMLTLEQKREQVQVLLRQAFRPEFLNRLDDIVMFQALSQDDLAQIVELSVDALQRRLKDRRLTLAVTPDARAWLAERGYDPVFGARPLRRLIQSEIQDRLAMAILSGGVHDGDVVRVDVAADGSQLVLTSAGTAASESAPDDDDVIEAELLDD; translated from the coding sequence ATGAACGCCACGCAACAGCCCGGGCAGGAGGAGTCGCAAAGTGCCCTCGAGCAGTTCGGCATCAACCTCACCGAGCGCGCCCGTCAAGGCAAGCTCGACCCCGTCATCGGGCGCGACAGCGAGATCCGGCGCGTCAGCCAGGTGCTGACCCGCCGCACCAAGAACAACCCCGTCCTCATCGGCGAGCCCGGCGTTGGAAAGACCGCCGTGGTCGAGGGGCTCGCGCAGCGCATCGTCGCGGGCGACGTCGCCGAGAGCCTCAAGAACAAGGAACTCGTCTCCCTCGACATCTCCGCGCTGGTGGCAGGCGCCATGTACCGCGGCCAGTTCGAGGAGCGTCTGAAGAGCGTCCTCAAGGAGATCACCGAATCCGACGGGCGCATCATCACCTTCATCGACGAGCTGCACGTGCTCATGGGCGCGGGCGGCGGCGAGGGCTCTGTGGCCGCATCCAACATGCTCAAGCCCATGCTCGCGCGCGGTGAGCTGCGCCTGATCGGCGCGACGACGCTCGACGAATACCGCGAGTTCATCGAGAAGGATGCGGCCCTCGAGCGCCGCTTCCAGCAGGTGTACGTGGGCGAGCCCACGGTCGAAGACACCGTCGCCATCCTGCGCGGACTCAAGGAACGCTACGAGGCCCACCACAAGGTGGCCATCGCCGACGGTGCTCTGGTCGCTGCCGCCGCGCTGTCGAATCGCTACATCCCGTCGCGGCAGCTTCCCGACAAGGCGATCGACCTGATCGACGAGGCCGCATCGCGTCTGCGCATGGAGATCGACTCCGCACCACTGGAGATCGACGAGCTGCGTCGCCACGTCGACCGCCTGAAGCTGGAGGAACTGGCGCTCAAGAAGGAGAAGGACGCGGCCTCGAAGGAGCGCCTCGAGAAGCTCCGCGAGGACCTCCGCGTCGAGCAGGAGCGCCTCGGCGAGCTGCAGGCGCGGTGGGAGCAGGAGCGTGCGTCGCTCAACCGTGTCGGTGAGCTCAAGACCCGCCTGGATGCGGCGCGCATCGACGCCGAGCGTGCGCAGCGCGAGGGCAACCTCGAGCGTGCCTCGCGGCTGCTGTACGCCGAGATCCCCGCGTTGGAGCGCGAGCTCGGCGTGGCCGAGCAGGCGGAGTCGAGCGGCGACCGGATGGTGAACGACCAGGTCACCGACGAGGACATCGCCTCGGTGATCGCGGCATGGACCGGCATCCCGGTGGGACGTCTGCTGCAGGGCGAGAGCGAGAAGCTCGTGCATCTGGAAGCCGAGCTCGGCAAGCGTCTGATCGGTCAGAAGGAGGCGGTGAAGGCGGTCTCGGATGCGGTCCGCCGCTCGCGTGCGGGAATCAGCGACCCGAACCGGCCCACGGGTTCGTTCCTGTTCCTGGGGCCCACCGGCGTCGGCAAGACCGAGCTCGCGAAGGCTCTCGCGGAGTTCCTCTTCGACGACGAGCACGCCATGGTGCGCATCGACATGTCGGAGTACGGCGAGAAGCACTCGGTCTCGCGCCTCGTCGGCGCCCCTCCCGGGTATGTCGGTTACGAGCAGGGCGGTCAGCTGACCGAGGCCGTGCGTCGCCGTCCCTACTCGGTCGTGCTGCTCGACGAGGTCGAGAAGGCGCATCCGGAGGTCTTCGACGTGCTGCTGCAGGTCATGGACGACGGCCGCCTCACCGACGGCCAGGGGCGCACGGTCGACTTCCGCAACGTCATCCTGATCCTCACCTCGAACCTCGGCTCGCCGATCCTGATCGACCCGATGCTGACGCTCGAGCAGAAGCGCGAGCAGGTGCAGGTACTGCTGCGGCAGGCCTTCCGTCCCGAGTTCCTCAACCGCCTCGACGACATCGTGATGTTCCAGGCCCTGAGCCAGGACGACCTCGCACAGATCGTGGAGCTGTCGGTGGATGCGCTGCAGCGTCGGCTGAAGGACCGCCGGCTCACGCTCGCGGTCACTCCGGACGCCCGCGCCTGGCTCGCCGAGCGCGGCTACGACCCGGTGTTCGGCGCCCGGCCGTTGCGCCGGCTCATCCAGTCCGAGATCCAGGACCGCCTCGCGATGGCGATCCTCTCGGGCGGCGTGCACGACGGCGACGTCGTGCGGGTGGATGTCGCCGCCGACGGCTCGCAGCTCGTGCTGACGAGTGCCGGCACGGCCGCATCCGAGTCCGCTCCGGACGACGACGATGTCATCGAGGCCGAGCTGCTCGACGACTGA
- a CDS encoding ECF transporter S component, with the protein MPLTTRVLLSCAAIGAAAAVLLTVANLTAKLLIPVFPPSAYILAGLWAVPATLALALLRRPGVGVLTGLVAGLAMTPFSPQGAYVILATLWWGAACELPFLVTRYRRWTLLLHACGGIVAGAASIAVSYATGVMTPMPLAAQLLTITLSVVAPTVAALGGVALAGRLRRSGVGDQSASGAASSRSATSA; encoded by the coding sequence ATGCCCCTGACGACCCGCGTGCTCCTCAGCTGCGCCGCGATCGGCGCTGCCGCCGCCGTGCTCCTGACGGTCGCGAACCTCACCGCCAAGCTCCTGATCCCGGTGTTCCCGCCGTCGGCGTACATCCTCGCCGGACTCTGGGCCGTGCCCGCGACACTCGCGCTGGCGCTGCTTCGCCGCCCGGGCGTCGGGGTTCTCACGGGTCTCGTCGCGGGACTGGCGATGACGCCCTTCAGCCCGCAGGGCGCCTACGTCATCCTCGCGACCCTCTGGTGGGGCGCCGCCTGCGAACTGCCGTTCCTCGTCACGCGATACCGCCGGTGGACGCTCCTGCTGCACGCGTGCGGTGGCATCGTCGCCGGAGCCGCGAGCATCGCGGTGTCGTACGCGACGGGCGTGATGACGCCCATGCCACTCGCCGCACAGCTCCTCACGATCACCCTCTCCGTCGTTGCGCCGACCGTCGCCGCCCTCGGCGGCGTGGCCCTGGCGGGGCGGCTGCGGCGAAGCGGCGTCGGCGATCAGTCCGCGAGCGGAGCCGCATCCAGCCGTTCCGCGACATCGGCCTGA
- a CDS encoding TetR/AcrR family transcriptional regulator — MPHSLSRPTPVTRLRRLPVQERSNERVEGLLRAAASVVDRVGAIELTPALVAEEAHTSVGTVYRYFPDAKAVIVALGERNFQLLRRLIAIALAQPHPDGQSVFHALVRSLLTAYRTIPSFRAIRTAGWLLVDVPARDTPADLTILDDVVAALERQDAVALTPHARAALGRAFVVVDALVLAAFQRDAAGDPETLHLAVRLGMREAAAAFAQADVAERLDAAPLAD; from the coding sequence ATGCCCCACAGTCTGAGCCGGCCTACGCCGGTCACCCGCCTACGCCGGCTTCCCGTGCAGGAGCGTTCGAACGAGCGGGTGGAGGGGCTGCTGCGCGCCGCCGCATCCGTCGTCGACCGGGTGGGGGCGATCGAGCTCACGCCCGCCCTCGTCGCGGAGGAGGCGCATACCTCGGTCGGCACCGTCTACCGCTACTTCCCGGATGCGAAGGCCGTCATCGTGGCGCTCGGTGAACGCAACTTCCAGCTGCTGCGCCGTCTCATCGCCATAGCCCTCGCGCAGCCGCACCCGGACGGGCAGAGCGTGTTCCACGCGCTCGTGCGGTCGCTGCTCACGGCGTACCGCACCATCCCGTCGTTCCGCGCCATCCGCACCGCGGGCTGGCTGCTCGTGGACGTCCCGGCCCGGGACACGCCTGCCGACCTCACGATCCTCGACGATGTCGTGGCTGCGCTGGAGCGCCAGGACGCGGTCGCGCTGACGCCGCACGCGCGCGCAGCGCTCGGGCGCGCGTTCGTGGTGGTCGACGCCCTGGTCCTCGCGGCATTCCAGCGAGACGCCGCGGGCGACCCGGAGACGCTGCACCTCGCCGTGCGTCTCGGGATGCGGGAGGCGGCGGCCGCCTTCGCTCAGGCCGATGTCGCGGAACGGCTGGATGCGGCTCCGCTCGCGGACTGA
- a CDS encoding DUF4870 domain-containing protein, producing MTSMPQPTAETGSTSNTPAVLTHLGGILFSFIPSLIVFLVQRGTGSSLYEQAKEALNLQITVFLGMVVAGILAFIINVPVGGLVWIVGVIFAVIGARAAAKGELYRNRSILRLVN from the coding sequence ATGACCTCCATGCCCCAGCCCACCGCTGAGACCGGCTCCACGTCGAACACCCCGGCCGTGCTGACGCACCTGGGCGGCATCCTGTTCTCGTTCATCCCCAGCCTCATCGTCTTCCTCGTGCAGCGCGGGACGGGCTCGAGCCTCTACGAGCAGGCCAAGGAGGCGCTCAACCTGCAGATCACGGTCTTCCTCGGGATGGTCGTGGCGGGCATCCTGGCGTTCATCATCAACGTGCCCGTGGGCGGGCTCGTGTGGATCGTGGGCGTCATCTTCGCCGTCATCGGTGCACGCGCCGCAGCCAAGGGCGAGCTGTACCGCAACCGCAGCATCCTGCGCCTGGTGAACTGA
- a CDS encoding helix-turn-helix domain-containing protein, which yields MRTVAVVVQHGFTPFEFGLACEAFGIDRTDDGIPMFDFRVCAIEPGAIMSNLGFSINVEHDLSFADEADLVVVTPVPRDTWGTIDARLANVLRRAERRNAWLLSVCSGSFVLAASGVLDGRRATTHWKYTDRMSEMYPSLDIDPDVLYVQDGKVITSAGTAAGLDACLHLLRQELGAEATNTIARRMVVAPQREGGQAQFISRPLAPTASLSLAPVTEWMVQNLRQELSVEQLAAKAHMSPRTFARRFKADLGATPASWLARQRVLHAQRLLEQTDYGLDRIAAECGFGSAAVLRQNFTRVLSTTPTAYRARFACPADEAVAAVA from the coding sequence ATGAGAACTGTCGCCGTCGTCGTCCAGCACGGGTTCACCCCGTTCGAATTCGGCTTGGCCTGCGAGGCGTTCGGTATCGATCGCACCGACGACGGCATCCCGATGTTCGACTTCCGCGTCTGCGCCATCGAGCCGGGCGCGATCATGTCGAACCTCGGCTTCTCGATCAATGTCGAGCACGATCTCTCGTTCGCCGACGAGGCCGATCTCGTGGTCGTCACTCCCGTCCCGCGCGACACCTGGGGCACGATCGACGCGCGGCTGGCCAACGTGCTGCGCCGTGCGGAGCGCCGCAACGCCTGGCTGCTGAGCGTGTGCAGCGGGTCGTTCGTGCTCGCCGCATCCGGTGTTCTCGACGGACGCCGCGCGACGACGCACTGGAAGTACACCGACCGGATGTCCGAGATGTACCCGAGCCTCGACATCGACCCGGACGTGCTCTACGTGCAGGACGGCAAGGTCATCACGAGCGCGGGGACGGCCGCGGGGCTGGATGCGTGCCTGCACCTGCTTCGGCAGGAGCTCGGGGCCGAGGCGACCAACACGATCGCACGCCGCATGGTCGTGGCCCCGCAACGCGAAGGCGGCCAGGCTCAGTTCATCTCGCGACCGCTCGCGCCGACCGCGTCGCTTTCGCTCGCGCCGGTGACGGAGTGGATGGTGCAGAACCTGCGTCAGGAACTGTCGGTCGAGCAGCTCGCGGCGAAGGCGCACATGTCGCCCCGCACCTTCGCACGGCGCTTCAAAGCCGATCTGGGGGCCACGCCGGCGTCCTGGCTGGCCCGCCAGCGGGTGCTGCACGCGCAGCGGCTGCTCGAGCAGACCGACTACGGACTGGATCGGATCGCTGCGGAGTGCGGGTTCGGCTCCGCGGCCGTGCTGCGGCAGAACTTCACGCGCGTCCTGTCGACGACGCCGACCGCCTACCGTGCCCGGTTCGCGTGTCCGGCCGATGAGGCGGTCGCCGCCGTCGCGTGA
- a CDS encoding glycosyltransferase family 1 protein, whose product MTAAGPLRLFFDARYIRTDFHDGISRYSAELAAAVSAAAEDAGVEVTFLVHDARQIPLLPNGAQTLAIHAPTSWREPFTARLLNRFAPDVVFSPMQTIGTGGRRFRVILTLHDTIYYRHRTPPKDLPAPVRLGWRLFHLSYLPQRLTLNAADVVATVSETSKRQFAAVNLTSRPVVVIPNAPQRLADRLDGVAVDASGPVRNIVYMGSFMPYKNVDNLVRAMASLPGRTLHLLSRISTERRAELEAITPAGTDVVFHNGVSDEEYARLLADRAVLATTSLDEGYGLPIAEALELGVPAVVTDLEIFREVAGDGALYVDPHDPRAFAAAVAKLDDPDVRAATVAAGREHVARFSWERSARILLDTVRAMTPYRRAPRD is encoded by the coding sequence GTGACGGCAGCCGGGCCGCTTCGGCTGTTCTTCGACGCGCGGTACATCCGTACGGACTTCCACGACGGCATCAGCCGTTACTCCGCGGAGCTCGCCGCCGCGGTGTCGGCGGCCGCGGAGGATGCGGGCGTCGAGGTCACGTTCCTCGTGCACGACGCCCGGCAGATCCCGCTGCTGCCGAACGGTGCGCAGACGCTCGCGATCCACGCGCCGACCTCGTGGCGCGAGCCCTTCACCGCACGGCTGCTCAACCGTTTCGCGCCGGATGTCGTCTTCTCCCCGATGCAGACCATCGGCACCGGCGGACGTCGATTCCGTGTCATCCTCACGCTGCACGACACGATCTACTACCGCCACCGCACGCCGCCGAAGGATCTGCCCGCCCCGGTGCGGCTCGGGTGGCGACTGTTCCACCTCAGCTACCTTCCGCAGCGCCTGACGCTCAATGCGGCGGATGTGGTCGCCACGGTCAGCGAGACGAGCAAGCGGCAGTTCGCTGCCGTGAACCTCACGTCGCGGCCCGTCGTCGTGATCCCCAACGCTCCGCAGCGCCTGGCCGATCGCCTCGACGGCGTTGCGGTGGACGCGAGCGGACCCGTGCGGAACATCGTCTACATGGGCTCGTTCATGCCGTACAAGAACGTGGACAACCTGGTGCGCGCGATGGCCTCTCTTCCGGGTCGCACCCTGCACCTGCTCAGCCGCATCTCGACCGAGCGCCGCGCCGAACTCGAGGCGATCACGCCCGCCGGCACCGACGTCGTGTTCCACAACGGCGTGAGCGACGAGGAGTACGCGCGCCTGCTCGCCGACCGCGCGGTGCTCGCGACGACCAGTCTCGACGAGGGTTACGGTCTGCCGATCGCCGAAGCGCTGGAGCTGGGCGTTCCCGCCGTCGTCACCGACCTCGAGATCTTCCGCGAGGTGGCCGGTGACGGCGCCCTGTACGTCGATCCGCACGACCCACGGGCGTTCGCCGCGGCGGTCGCGAAGCTGGACGATCCCGATGTGCGCGCCGCGACCGTCGCCGCCGGTCGGGAGCACGTGGCGCGGTTCTCGTGGGAGCGGTCGGCCCGCATCCTGCTCGACACGGTGCGGGCGATGACCCCGTACCGCCGCGCCCCGCGCGACTGA